The Prunus dulcis chromosome 5, ALMONDv2, whole genome shotgun sequence genomic sequence AGAGTGATTCTTAGTCAACATTTTGAACGACTTGACAACAAACTATGCAGGTTCTGAATGATTTTTCTAAGGTTCTTTCCTACCAGCTCACTCAATAATCACTAAATTATACGTACTCCATATATAACCACTATATTTTATGCATCATTACCATAATGCTCAACTTTCTTTCATTTCGACTCAAGATAAAGTAGCGGACTCAAATTACAGGAGGAAAAACACAGTTTAGTGCTGCCTAATGTAAcattattttccattttctgtaCGAGAAAGAAAGTATAAAAGAACGCTTAGCAAACATCTTATATGCATTCTAATGAGGTTTTCCTTAGTAGACTTGTATGTCCACATTAATGCTTCCCATATGATCAGCCCTCATCGAGCAGCTGCTTTCCCTGCTGAAGTTCTCTCCTGACATCTTCTGGTGGGCACGGCAGCGGAGCCAGAGACATGAGATTCTTTCCAGAGCTGCCTGACCGGCTACTCGAACCCGATAGACAACACTTAAGTCTGCCCATATCTCACTTCCCACAGCACCTGATTGGTGATTTGCATCATATCCTTCAAGATCTGATTCAGTTATCACTACTACTGAACCTTCGTCGAATGGAACTAGATCCTGTGAGGAAACAGACTGCAAGGATCGAATCATTAGATTGGTCATGTGGCTGTAAACAACAGCTTTCTTCACCATTATATAGTAGTATTCCTGTACAGCCTGCAAAGCAACCGTCAAAGAAGAGCTCAGGAAAAGAGTAAAAGTCAAATTGAAGGGTAGAGTTAGATCATGCCACAGACAAACAAAAATCTAGTTTAACAAATTTTAAGCAAACTGATCCACAACATACAATCTCCCAAGATGGATTACGAAGAAGCTACTAAGATATCTTTAAGCATCAGTTTATACACAATGATCATAATGTGGAGAAAAAGTGATAAATACTACAATGTTAAatgaaacagaaaagaaagtaTATCTCCATTCACACCCAATGTTGTGCTAAATACACCAAAATGTCAAAAACCATTTCcacccaaatttttcccttGTCAAAGTTCGGAGAGGGAAGGGGCAAAAATAAGGGGGAGAAGATGTACGTTTCtcaaagaataaaattttcaaatggtTAAATAGGATTCATAATCTGTACAATAATTTTGCAAATTTGTTAAGCAACAATGTGGAGTTCAATTAGAATCACCTAAAAAACAcctacaaaagaaaacaccaaaattcccacaaaaaaggaaaatgaacaAAACTTCCAGAGTTTCAAACACAAAATAGCAGGACCAGCCAAACAGCAGGGAGAATGAACCCGTGCTGTTTAAGTTCCCTGCCACTGAGAAGGGGCTAAAAGCACCCTTGGACGAATTGACTTCAGATATTCATAGGCAGAATCAGGTGTCATCTGCTTGTGATGGACCTATATAAAGACGAAAGATCAAAAAAGGTGGCAATCTTCAAGTAATTTGTTATTTCCAGAGTTCAGTACTAACCAGGTAACAGATAACAATGGTCGTACTACGCCCTCGTCCAGCTTTACAGTGAACATATGTTGTCTGTCCACAAGATGCATTTTCTTCAtgacaaaaaaggaaaaatcatATCAACAAATAATAGTCTTCTGGGGAGAAAAAACAACCATACTTTAGAAATTAGAATTGAACATTTAAAGGAAACTAACAAAGTTTACATCCCAGTAAATACAGGTAGAAATATAATGACTCAACACAACACCCCTTATTTAAGAAGCAAATGCTTTCAAAAAACATGTCACAGATTTCAACAGAAATATCTCTTCAAGATTCTAAAATTTCGcccaatattttatttatttttaataaacatgAGCAGAAGATGGTCCAGAATATTCAACAATCCAAATTTAGTTACACTGGAAAAATCCAGAAGGGCAGCGTCGCAACACCCTTGCATATCAGAAAGTAACTGGATGAGTGTAGCCAGTCACGGACAGAATATCCTAAGTACCTAGACCCGTGTTATGCTAAATCACGCAATATCAGATGCTAATCAATATAATTAAATCAAGGATGCAAAAATGATTACCATGAATG encodes the following:
- the LOC117627719 gene encoding putative dual specificity protein phosphatase DSP8, producing the protein MYIEELKVGEVGGVEEGNSCPGNNDFASRSIVGSDAKRVLIGAGARALFYPTLLYNVIRNKLQAEFRWWDKVDEFVLLGAVPFPTDVPRLKEVGVCGVITLNEPYETLVPTSLYHYHGINHLVIPTRDYCFAPSLSDTCRAVDFIHENASCGQTTYVHCKAGRGRSTTIVICYLVHHKQMTPDSAYEYLKSIRPRVLLAPSQWQAVQEYYYIMVKKAVVYSHMTNLMIRSLQSVSSQDLVPFDEGSVVVITESDLEGYDANHQSGAVGSEIWADLSVVYRVRVAGQAALERISCLWLRCRAHQKMSGENFSRESSCSMRADHMGSINVDIQVY